The following are from one region of the Syngnathus acus chromosome 10, fSynAcu1.2, whole genome shotgun sequence genome:
- the arap3 gene encoding arf-GAP with Rho-GAP domain, ANK repeat and PH domain-containing protein 3 isoform X3 yields MGARQTATRTRPSRRTPATPPSATGPPRPSSVDGWTNCRRRGAFGLCRWERNYVFQKRFVKFDGKNLMYFGNEKDAYPKGVVPLAAIQMARPSKDNKFEIVTSQRIFVFKADNEVLRRRWVSTLQDHVRDQLVFGRRWLGPGPHCQKHGFLELKGTKSKVYVALNTEQIWLHKSQQCFRTGIGITVIEARGATIRDGKNKSFDLITPYRTFSFTADSDREKRDWMEALQEAIAETLSDYEVAEKIWSNRSNRTCADCQAVNPDWASINLCVVICKNCAGQHRGLGTMISKVQSLKLDTSVWSNQIVQLFIMLGNDRANEFWAAHLSQSDELDCDASPSQRRDFIGQKYREGRFRLDHPAFSSQEQLLKVLCSAVSEHTLLKTVTHIFSEARSIYLTATAHGQQPTRDLPDHYPASDPGVYDEIMKTILHSGYLFKSNCTSRGTLSRRSREDFQKFWCSVDQSLFLYQTSRSAEPCVEFNLKDVVCLGVGRPDSSNSNNNNGFVDRFRYTFELYLTSDKVHQFGVETAEVLHSWTSAIGKAATPLSCHCLLTREFERIGRLQYRAMLDPQQWKEAYFVLQKSNLFICPQNDGAAEDIINLKRLQELSVASEGQSHEKKEILVLVEKGRTFHLRGVGRTDFSLWYSDIQRAGGGKGNALREQQLSRNDIPIIVDSCIAFITQYGLSHEGIYRKNGAKSRIKLLMEQFRKDARNVKLRIGDHFIEDVTDVLKRFFREIDDPVFMADLHPLWQEAAKTQLKVSRLDRYKEIIRTLPRVNRMTLAALVSHLYRVQKCADLNQMCTKNLSLLFAPSLFQTDGKGEHEVKIMEDLIDNYLYVFDIDEEHQNQMELEISLITSWKDTQLSQAGDLIIEVYLETKMPDSCITLKVSPNMCAEELTNQVLYMRNVPPGDKDVWMTFEVIEDGELERPLHPKEKVLEQALQWCKMDDPSSAYFVAKRVPKRDGIDILTSYKSDLMKVGVLRCREETPKLLQGNKFQERSFQIKNNKLLLLKDKKSFKAEKEWPLKTMKVYMGVRRKLKAPTRWGFTVMSHKNQLFLCCQSEADLWDWVGSFLKAQNDEPGPPVLRRHSSSDIAKQKFGTMPLVPIRGDDSNHGMLSANQTLRKLHDRRTLSMYFPMKVQQDSAEERSDSPEPLYEEVGDFGLQVLKSLENSFLSSGDGHKQEPRDTPEVRPLPAPHGVADAQTASCPQAGCTPSQELLLQEMTSAFARKADQNEGEEQREEEQELRVI; encoded by the exons ATGG GTGCGCGCCAGACGGCGACGAGGACCAGACCATCTCGCCGTACGCCAGCTACACCTCCCTCAGCGACAGGGCCGCCACGCCCGTCATCAGTGGATGGCTGGACAAACTGTCGCCGCAGGGGTGCGTTTGGTTTATGTCGCTGGGAACG GAACTACGTTTTCCAGAAGCGCTTCGTCAAGTTTGACGGCAAAAATCTCATGTATTTTGGAAACGAGAAG GACGCGTACCCCAAAGGAGTTGTCCCGTTGGCTGCTATCCAGATGGCCCGCCCCtccaaagacaacaaatttgaaattgtgaCAAGTCAgcggatttttgtttttaaggccGATAACGAAG TGCTGAGGCGGCGTTGGGTGTCCACGCTGCAGGACCACGTCCGAGACCAGCTGGTATTCGGGCGGCGCTGGTTGGGTCCCGGTCCCCACTGTCAGAAACACGGCTTCCTGGAGCTGAAAGGAACCAAGTCGAAAGTTTACGTCGCCCTCAACACGGAGCAGATTTGGCTCCACAAAAGCCAGCAG TGTTTTCGTACCGGGATCGGCATCACGGTGATCGAGGCCCGCGGCGCCACCATCCGAGATGGGAAAAACAAGAGTTTCGACCTCATCACTCCCTACAGAACTTTCAG CTTCACGGCCGACTCGGACCGGGAGAAGCGGGACTGGATGGAGGCGCTGCAGGAGGCCATCGCCGAGACCCTGTCGGATTACGAGGTGGCGGAGAAGATCTGGTCCAACCGCTCCAACCGCACGTGTGCCGATTGCCAGGCCGTCAACCCCGACTGGGCTTCCATCAACTTGTGTGTGGTCATCTGCAAGAATTGTGCCG GTCAGCACAGAGGTTTGGGCACCATGATTTCCAAAGTCCAGAGTCTGAAACTGGACACCAGTGTGTGGAGCAACCAAATTGTGCAA CTCTTCATCATGCTGGGTAACGATCGCGCCAACGAGTTCTGGGCCGCCCACTTGTCCCAGTCCGATGAGCTGGACTGCGACGCGTCGCCGAGTCAGCGGCGAGATTTCATCGGTCAGAAGTACCGGGAAGGACGCTTCCGACTGGACCATCCCGCTTTCAGCAGCCAGGAACAGCTGCTCAAG GTTCTGTGTTCGGCGGTCTCTGAGCACACACTCCTCAAAACTGTCACTCATATCTTCTCTGAGGCCAGATCCATTTACCTGACAGCCACAGCACACGGACAGCAACCAACGAGAGATCTACCTGATCACTACCCCGCATCGG ATCCAGGCGTCTACGACGAGATCATGAAGACCATCCTTCATTCGGGCTACCTTTTCAAATCCAATTGCACCAGCAGAGGGACGCTGTCTCGCCGTTCTCGAGAAG ACTTTCAGAAGTTCTGGTGCTCGGTGGATCAGTCACTGTTCCTGTACCAGACGTCGCGATCGGCAGAGCCGTGCGTGGAGTTCAACCTGAAGGACGTCGTGTGTTTGGGAGTGGGCCGACCCGACTCGtccaacagcaacaacaacaacggctTTGTGGACAG GTTCCGGTACACCTTTGAGTTATATTTGACCTCGGACAAAGTCCATCAGTTTGGTGTGGAGACGGCCGAGGTTCTGCACAGCTGGACCAGTGCCATCGGGAAG GCCGCGACGCCGCTCAGCTGTCACTGCCTGCTGACTCGGGAGTTTGAACGCATCGGACGCTTGCAGTACCGAGCCATGTTGGACCCTCAGCAGTGGAAGGAGGCGTACTTTGTCCTGCAGAAGTCCAACCTCTTCATCTGTCCGCAAAACGACGGCGCCGCAGAAGACATCATCAACCTCAAGCGTCTCCAGGAGCTGA GTGTCGCTTCGGAAGGCCAGAGCCACGAGAAGAAAGAAATTCTGGTTTTGGTGGAGAAGGGCAG GACGTTCCACTTGCGGGGCGTGGGCCGCACCGACTTCAGCTTGTGGTATTCGGACATCCAGCGGGCCGGCGGCGGGAAAGGAAACGCTCTGCGAGAGCAGCAGCTGAGCAGGAACGACATCCCCATAATTGTGGACAGCTGCATCGCCTTCATCACGCAGTACG GTCTGAGCCACGAAGGGATCTACCGCAAGAACGGAGCCAAGTCCAGGATCAAACTGCTCATGGAGCAGTTCCGGAAAGATGCTCGCAACGTGAAACTGCGCATCGGAGACCACTTTATCGAGGACGTGACCGACGTCCTCAAGCGCTTCTTCAGGGAGATCGACGACCCCGTCTTCATGGCCGACCTCCACCCGCTGTGGCAGGAAGCCGCCA AAACCCAGTTGAAGGTTTCCAGGTTAGACCGCTACAAGGAGATCATCCGGACTCTTCCGCGGGTCAACCGGATGACGCTGGCTGCCCTGGTGAGCCACCTCTATAG GGTCCAGAAATGCGCCGACCTGAACCAGATGTGCACCAAGAACCTGTCGCTGCTCTTTGCTCCCAGCCTCTTCCAAACGGACGGCAAAGGAGAGCATGAAGTGAAGATCATGGAAGATCTCATTGACAACTACTTGTATGTTTTTGAC ATCGATGAAGAGCACCAGAATCAGATGGAGTTGGAGATCAGTCTCATCACTTCCTGGAAGGACACTCAA TTGTCTCAGGCGGGAGATCTGATCATCGAGGTCTACCTGGAGACGAAGATGCCCGACAGCTGCATCACCCTTAAA GTGTCGCCCAACATGTGTGCAGAGGAGCTGACCAATCAGGTTCTCTATATGAGGAACGTCCCACCTGGTGACAAAGATGTCTGGATGACATTTGAGGTTATCGAGGATGGAGAGCTGG AGCGTCCGTTGCATCCCAAAGAGAAAGTTCTGGAGCAGGCGCTGCAGTGGTGCAAGATGGACGACCCCAGCTCCGCCTATTTTGTGGCGAAGAGGGTCCCGAAACGGGACGGCATCGACATCCTCACCT CCTACAAGAGCGACCTGATGAAGGTCGGCGTGCTGAGGTGTCGCGAGGAGACCCCCAAACTGCTTCAGGGAAACAAATTCCAGGAGAGAAGCTTCCAGATCAAGAACAACAAACTACTGTTGCTCAAAGACAAGAAG AGCTTCAAAGCGGAGAAGGAGTGGCCGCTGAAGACCATGAAGGTCTACATGGGGGTCCGCAGGAAACTCAAAGCGCCAACAAG ATGGGGCTTCACCGTGATGTCACACAAAAATCAACT GTTCCTTTGTTGCCAGAGTGAGGCCGACTTGTGGGACTGGGTGGGCAGCTTCCTCAAAGCTCAG AACGACGAGCCGGGCCCTCCCGTCTTGCGCCGCCACTCTTCGTCCGACATCGCCAAGCAGAAGTTCGGCACGATGCCGCTGGTGCCCATTCGAGGAGATGACAGCAACCATGGCATGCTCTCGGCCAATCAGACACTG AGGAAACTTCACGACCGCAGGACGCTCTCCATGTACTTT CCCATGAAGGTCCAGCAGGACAGCGCCGAGGAGCGTTCTGATTCGCCGGAGCCGCTCTACGAGGAGGTGGGCGACTTTGGGCTGCAGGTGCTGAAATCCCTGGAAAACAGCTTCCTGTCCAGCGGCGACGGCCACAAGCAGGAGCCCCGGGACACGCCGGAGGTCCGGCCGCTTCCAGCCCCTCACGGAGTCGCTGACGCGCAAACGGCGTCTTGTCCGCAGGCCGGCTGCACGCCGTCTCAAGAGCTCCTGCTGCAGGAAATGACGTCGGCGTTCGCGAGGAAGGCCGAccaaaatgaaggggaggagCAAcgagaggaggagcaggagctCAGAGTCATTTGA